In Shinella sp. XGS7, a single genomic region encodes these proteins:
- a CDS encoding IS481 family transposase translates to MNSHKHARLTYARRVEMVRQMTAEGLSAPAAAAAQGVTAPTARKWLGRYLAGGEAALADASSRPTHSPRAIAPAKALLIVELRRRRMLQSSIARSVGVSAATVSRVLARAGLSKLSDLEPTEPVVRYEREAPGELLHIDTKKLGRIVRPSHRVTGNRRDSVDGAGWETLFVAIDDHARLAFTAMHPDEKKAQAVQFLKNAVAYYARMGVTVQRLLTDNGAAFRSREFRQACVELGIKHSFTKPYRPQTNGKAERFIQSALREWAYGWTYQSSAQRTAALAHWQHHYNCHRPHSGIGGVPPICRLSASRNNVLTLHT, encoded by the coding sequence ATGAACAGCCATAAGCATGCCCGACTTACCTACGCCCGCCGAGTCGAGATGGTCAGGCAGATGACCGCGGAAGGTCTCAGCGCCCCAGCAGCGGCTGCAGCGCAAGGCGTGACGGCCCCGACGGCCAGGAAGTGGCTCGGCCGCTATTTGGCCGGCGGTGAAGCCGCCTTGGCTGATGCCTCTTCGCGTCCCACGCACTCACCCAGAGCCATCGCTCCAGCCAAGGCGTTGCTCATCGTCGAGTTGCGCCGCCGCCGAATGCTGCAGTCCAGCATCGCCCGCAGCGTGGGCGTCTCGGCCGCCACTGTCAGCCGTGTGCTGGCTCGTGCTGGACTGTCCAAGCTCAGCGACCTGGAGCCGACTGAGCCCGTGGTGCGCTACGAGCGCGAGGCGCCGGGCGAGCTGCTGCACATCGACACCAAGAAGCTCGGGCGCATCGTGCGCCCGAGCCATCGCGTCACAGGTAATCGACGCGACTCGGTGGACGGTGCGGGCTGGGAGACGCTGTTCGTGGCCATTGACGATCACGCACGACTGGCCTTCACGGCCATGCATCCGGACGAGAAGAAAGCCCAGGCGGTGCAGTTCTTGAAGAATGCCGTGGCGTACTACGCCAGGATGGGCGTCACGGTCCAGCGGCTGCTCACCGACAACGGCGCGGCATTCCGCTCGCGAGAGTTCCGCCAGGCCTGCGTCGAACTCGGCATCAAGCACAGCTTCACCAAGCCCTACCGGCCACAGACCAACGGCAAGGCCGAGCGCTTCATCCAGTCGGCCCTGCGCGAATGGGCCTACGGCTGGACGTACCAGAGCTCGGCTCAACGCACGGCGGCCCTGGCCCATTGGCAGCATCACTACAACTGCCACCGACCGCACAGCGGCATCGGCGGCGTCCCGCCTATCTGCAGACTAAGTGCCTCAAGAAACAACGTCTTGACGCTTCACACTTAG
- a CDS encoding GntR family transcriptional regulator, which yields MPQRWNDSSPIYQQLADRLAVQLLDGDPPEGQALPSVRNLASHYLINPLTVGRALQSLVEQDLVEARRGLGMYVKVGARTRLRTAAREQFLREEWPALRAKLRRLGLQPQDLNWEKQ from the coding sequence ATGCCGCAACGCTGGAACGATTCGAGCCCTATCTATCAGCAGCTGGCCGACCGCCTGGCGGTGCAGCTGCTGGACGGCGATCCGCCCGAGGGGCAGGCCTTGCCCTCGGTGCGCAATCTGGCCAGCCATTACCTGATCAATCCGCTGACGGTGGGGCGCGCCCTGCAGTCCCTGGTGGAGCAGGACCTGGTGGAGGCGCGGCGGGGGCTGGGCATGTATGTCAAAGTCGGCGCCCGCACAAGGCTGCGCACCGCGGCGCGCGAGCAGTTCCTGCGTGAGGAGTGGCCGGCGCTACGCGCCAAGCTGCGCCGCCTGGGCCTGCAGCCCCAAGATCTGAACTGGGAGAAGCAATGA
- a CDS encoding ABC transporter ATP-binding protein, whose protein sequence is MSDEYLVEARGLSLRYGAKTAVDNIAFNIPKGRVVGLLGHNGAGKTSLMKALVGLMPASQGELRVLGLDPLRQREQLLAGLSYIPDVAVLPRWARVDELIRLMSGLQPSFSAERARALLKRTSVSPRDKVKTLSKGMVTQLHLALVAAIDSRLMILDEPTLGLDVMSRKGFYEMLIDEWCDGERSVLISTHQVEEIETLLSDVMMLDEGRLVLNISLEEIDSRFVALSHDPAAAEAVAAAHPLLRYRQQGQAMALFDGEPLLPLETLGRRVRPSLVDLFMALTRKPDVQATSQA, encoded by the coding sequence ATGAGTGACGAATACCTCGTGGAGGCGCGCGGCCTGAGCCTGCGCTATGGGGCCAAGACGGCGGTGGACAACATCGCTTTCAACATCCCCAAGGGGCGGGTGGTGGGCCTGCTGGGCCACAACGGCGCCGGCAAGACCTCGCTGATGAAGGCCCTGGTGGGCCTGATGCCGGCGAGCCAGGGCGAGCTGCGGGTGCTGGGGCTGGACCCGCTGCGCCAGCGCGAGCAGCTGCTGGCCGGCCTGTCCTACATCCCGGATGTGGCAGTGCTGCCGCGCTGGGCGCGGGTGGACGAGCTGATCCGCCTGATGAGCGGGCTGCAGCCCAGCTTCTCGGCCGAGCGGGCGCGGGCCTTGCTCAAGCGCACCAGCGTCAGCCCGCGCGACAAGGTGAAGACCCTTTCCAAGGGCATGGTCACCCAGCTGCACCTGGCCCTGGTGGCGGCCATCGACAGCCGGCTGATGATCCTGGACGAGCCCACGCTGGGGCTGGATGTGATGTCGCGCAAGGGCTTCTACGAAATGCTGATCGACGAGTGGTGCGACGGCGAGCGCAGCGTGCTGATCTCCACCCACCAGGTGGAGGAGATCGAGACCCTGCTGTCGGACGTGATGATGCTGGACGAGGGCCGCCTGGTGCTGAACATCAGCCTGGAGGAGATCGACTCGCGCTTCGTCGCGCTGAGCCACGATCCCGCGGCCGCCGAGGCCGTGGCCGCGGCGCATCCGCTGCTGCGCTACCGCCAGCAGGGCCAGGCCATGGCCCTGTTCGACGGCGAGCCGCTGCTGCCGCTGGAGACCCTGGGCCGGCGCGTGCGCCCCAGCCTGGTGGATCTGTTCATGGCGCTGACGCGCAAGCCCGATGTCCAGGCCACGAGCCAGGCCTGA
- the corA gene encoding magnesium/cobalt transporter CorA — MLNVFTLDNGRLRGGLFQEEIGSPEALAQSRPIWVDLEDPSAEEKGWIRDHFGLSIPEDIVDDDLEESARFYEEDNGELHIRSDFLIDDDSSPRNVRVAFILFNNVLFSVHKEDLPVFRLLRLRARRIPALIEDAKDVLLKLYDADAEYSADVLEGIYDSLEKVSARVLKSEVNDTEAAEVLAAIAREEDLNGRIRRNVMDTRRAVSFMMRSRMLNAEQFEESRQILRDIDSLDSHTAFLFDKINFLMDATVGFININQNKIIKIFSVASVALLPPTLIASIYGMNFKFMPELDWSYGYPYALLLMAASVAAPLIYFRRKGWMR; from the coding sequence ATGCTCAATGTTTTCACGCTGGACAACGGCCGCCTGCGCGGCGGGCTGTTCCAGGAAGAGATCGGCAGCCCCGAGGCCCTGGCCCAGTCGCGCCCCATCTGGGTGGACCTGGAGGATCCCAGCGCCGAGGAGAAGGGCTGGATCCGCGACCATTTCGGGCTGAGCATCCCCGAAGACATCGTTGACGACGACCTGGAAGAATCGGCCCGCTTCTACGAGGAAGACAACGGCGAGCTGCATATCCGCTCGGACTTCCTGATCGATGACGACAGTTCCCCGCGCAATGTGCGCGTGGCCTTCATCCTCTTCAACAATGTGCTGTTCTCCGTCCACAAGGAGGATCTGCCGGTCTTCCGCCTGCTGCGCCTGCGCGCGCGCCGGATCCCGGCCCTGATCGAGGACGCCAAGGACGTGCTGCTCAAGCTCTACGACGCCGACGCCGAGTACTCGGCCGATGTGCTGGAGGGCATTTACGACAGCCTGGAGAAGGTCAGTGCCCGCGTGCTCAAGAGCGAGGTGAACGATACCGAGGCCGCCGAGGTGCTGGCCGCCATCGCCCGCGAGGAAGACTTGAACGGCCGCATCCGTCGCAACGTCATGGACACGCGCCGCGCGGTCAGCTTCATGATGCGCAGCCGCATGCTCAATGCCGAGCAGTTCGAGGAGTCGCGCCAGATCCTGCGCGACATCGACTCGCTGGACAGCCACACGGCCTTTCTGTTCGACAAGATCAACTTCCTGATGGATGCCACGGTCGGCTTCATCAACATCAACCAGAACAAGATCATCAAGATCTTCTCGGTGGCCAGCGTGGCCCTGCTGCCGCCCACCCTGATCGCCAGCATCTACGGCATGAACTTCAAGTTCATGCCCGAGCTGGACTGGAGCTACGGCTACCCCTACGCCCTGCTGCTGATGGCGGCCTCGGTGGCCGCGCCGCTGATCTACTTCCGCCGCAAGGGCTGGATGCGCTGA
- the hpf gene encoding ribosome hibernation-promoting factor, HPF/YfiA family, which yields MNLTISGHHLEVTPALREYVLTKLDRVTRHFDQVVDINVLLTVEKQKEKERRQRAEVTVHVKGRDIFVEQSHEDMYAAIDQLMDKLDRQVCRHKDKVQDHHHASAKRLELGA from the coding sequence ATGAACCTGACAATCAGCGGCCACCATCTTGAAGTGACACCAGCGCTGCGTGAGTACGTACTCACCAAGCTAGACAGGGTGACCCGCCACTTTGACCAGGTCGTCGATATCAACGTCCTGCTCACCGTGGAGAAGCAAAAGGAGAAGGAACGCCGGCAACGCGCCGAAGTCACCGTGCACGTCAAGGGTCGTGACATCTTCGTGGAGCAGTCCCATGAAGACATGTATGCCGCGATTGATCAGCTGATGGACAAGCTGGATCGCCAGGTCTGCCGCCACAAGGACAAGGTGCAGGATCACCACCACGCCTCGGCCAAGCGCCTGGAACTGGGCGCCTGA
- the ptsN gene encoding PTS IIA-like nitrogen regulatory protein PtsN, with the protein MNRLAAILPASNVLVNVDASSKKRVFEQAGLLFENNHSISRASVTDNLFARERLGSTGLGHGVAIPHGRIKGLKNPLAAVLRVQQPIGFDAPDDEPVSLLIFLLVPEAATQRHLEILSEIAEMLSDRELRERLKTEPEAADLHRLISAWEPLKSVA; encoded by the coding sequence ATGAACCGTCTTGCCGCCATCCTGCCCGCCAGCAACGTGCTGGTGAATGTGGACGCCTCCAGCAAAAAGCGAGTGTTCGAGCAGGCCGGTCTGCTGTTCGAGAACAACCACAGCATTTCCCGCGCCTCGGTGACGGACAACCTCTTCGCTCGCGAGCGCCTGGGGTCCACCGGCCTGGGCCATGGTGTGGCCATCCCGCACGGCCGCATCAAGGGCCTGAAGAATCCGCTGGCCGCCGTGCTGCGCGTGCAGCAGCCCATCGGCTTCGATGCGCCGGACGACGAGCCCGTCAGCCTGCTGATTTTCCTGCTGGTGCCCGAAGCCGCCACCCAGCGCCATCTGGAAATCCTCTCCGAGATCGCCGAGATGCTCTCGGACCGGGAGCTGCGCGAGCGCCTCAAGACCGAGCCCGAAGCCGCCGATCTGCACCGCCTGATCTCGGCCTGGGAACCGCTGAAGTCGGTCGCCTGA
- the hprK gene encoding HPr(Ser) kinase/phosphatase: MKVTSISADRLFEEHREALRWEWIAGHAHPERRFDEGALRDAQSAADLVGYLNYIHPYRVQIVGRREVAYLSQASGEVLDRRIARIVTLEPPVIIVADDQVPPDRLVAMCDRAEIPLFITADSAGHVIDVVRAYLAQTCANRTTRHGVFMDILGLGVLLTGESGLGKSELGLELISRGHGLVADDAVDFFRIAQTAIEGRCPELLMNLLEVRGIGLLDIKAIFGETAVRRKMRLKLIVHLVRKETMERDFERLPYEPLYEDVLGMPVRKVVIAVDAGRNLAVLVEAAVRNTILQLRGIDTYREFVERHQRAIESGQLDDPDH; the protein is encoded by the coding sequence GTGAAAGTCACCTCGATCAGCGCCGACCGGCTCTTTGAAGAGCACCGCGAGGCCCTGCGCTGGGAATGGATTGCCGGCCACGCCCATCCGGAGCGCCGCTTCGATGAGGGCGCGCTGCGCGATGCCCAGTCCGCGGCAGATCTGGTCGGCTATCTGAACTACATCCACCCCTACCGGGTGCAGATCGTGGGCCGCCGCGAGGTGGCCTATCTGAGCCAGGCCTCGGGCGAGGTGCTGGACCGCCGCATCGCGCGCATCGTCACCCTGGAGCCGCCGGTCATCATCGTGGCCGACGATCAGGTGCCGCCAGACCGCCTGGTGGCCATGTGCGACCGCGCCGAAATCCCGCTCTTCATCACCGCCGACTCCGCCGGCCATGTGATCGACGTGGTGCGCGCCTATCTGGCCCAGACCTGCGCCAACCGCACCACCCGCCACGGCGTGTTCATGGACATCCTGGGCCTGGGCGTGCTGCTCACCGGCGAGTCCGGCCTGGGCAAGAGCGAGCTGGGCCTGGAGCTGATCTCGCGCGGCCACGGCCTGGTGGCCGACGACGCGGTGGATTTCTTCCGTATCGCCCAGACCGCCATCGAGGGCCGCTGCCCCGAGCTGCTGATGAACCTGCTGGAGGTGCGCGGCATCGGCCTGCTGGACATCAAGGCCATCTTTGGCGAGACCGCGGTGCGCCGCAAGATGCGGCTCAAGCTCATCGTGCACCTGGTCCGCAAGGAGACCATGGAGCGCGATTTCGAGCGCCTGCCCTACGAGCCGCTCTACGAGGACGTGCTGGGCATGCCGGTGCGCAAGGTGGTGATCGCGGTGGACGCCGGCCGCAACCTGGCCGTGCTGGTGGAAGCCGCGGTGCGCAACACCATCCTGCAGCTGCGGGGCATCGACACCTACCGCGAGTTCGTGGAGCGCCATCAGCGCGCCATCGAGAGCGGCCAGCTCGACGATCCCGATCACTGA
- the fur gene encoding ferric iron uptake transcriptional regulator, with amino-acid sequence MDRTEEIKNSGLKATLPRIKILEIFQTAAQRHMTAEDVYKALLNEGADIGLATVYRVLTQFEQAGLLSRNHFESGKAVFELNEGHHHDHLVCLTCGRVEEFYDAQIEERQHTIAKDRGFALQEHSLALYATCTKKACPHRG; translated from the coding sequence ATGGACCGGACCGAAGAAATCAAGAACAGCGGCCTCAAGGCCACGTTGCCCCGCATCAAGATCCTCGAGATCTTCCAGACGGCGGCGCAGCGCCACATGACCGCTGAAGACGTTTACAAGGCATTGCTCAACGAGGGGGCCGATATCGGCCTGGCCACGGTCTACCGTGTGCTGACCCAGTTCGAGCAGGCGGGCCTGCTCTCGCGCAACCATTTCGAATCCGGCAAGGCGGTGTTCGAGCTCAACGAAGGGCACCACCACGACCATCTGGTCTGCCTCACCTGCGGCCGCGTGGAGGAGTTCTACGACGCCCAGATCGAGGAGCGTCAGCACACCATCGCCAAGGATCGCGGCTTCGCGCTGCAGGAGCATTCGCTGGCCCTGTACGCCACCTGCACCAAGAAGGCCTGCCCGCACCGCGGCTGA
- a CDS encoding outer membrane protein assembly factor BamE — translation MRSIIPTSLAALALFGLAGCSSLPSLDSLPSVAGDKVLGLVTPYRLEVVQGNVLTKEQVAMVKPGMNRAQVRDLLGSPLLADIFHDNRWDYAFSIRRQGTAPQARHLVAWFEGDSLKSMDVPDDLPSEKEFIASINTFKPGKLPKLELSEDERKSLPVPAKPAAQAQEPVGPVRAYPPLEPRS, via the coding sequence ATGCGCTCCATCATCCCGACGTCCCTGGCCGCCCTGGCCCTGTTCGGCCTCGCCGGCTGCTCCTCGCTGCCCTCGTTGGACAGCCTGCCCTCGGTGGCCGGCGACAAGGTGCTGGGCTTGGTCACCCCCTACCGCCTCGAGGTGGTCCAGGGCAATGTGCTGACCAAGGAGCAGGTGGCCATGGTCAAGCCCGGCATGAACCGCGCCCAGGTGCGCGACCTGCTGGGTTCGCCCCTGCTGGCCGACATCTTCCACGACAACCGCTGGGACTACGCCTTCTCCATCCGCCGCCAGGGCACCGCGCCGCAGGCCCGCCACCTGGTCGCCTGGTTCGAGGGTGACAGCCTGAAGTCCATGGACGTGCCGGACGACCTGCCCAGCGAGAAGGAATTCATCGCCTCGATCAACACCTTCAAGCCCGGCAAGCTGCCCAAGCTGGAGCTGAGCGAGGACGAGCGCAAGTCCCTGCCGGTGCCGGCCAAGCCCGCCGCCCAGGCCCAGGAGCCCGTGGGCCCGGTGCGCGCTTACCCGCCGCTGGAGCCGCGCTCGTGA
- the dapB gene encoding 4-hydroxy-tetrahydrodipicolinate reductase has translation MSAAPLNIAIAGASGRMGRMLIEAVVNAPDCRLSGALDRPDSPALGQDASAWLGQASGVAITADLRQGLAGADVLIDFTRPEGTLAHLAVCRELGTQVVIGTTGFTPEQKAEVAAYAREIGVMMAPNMSVGVNVVLKLLDLAARSLSTGYDIEIVEAHHRHKVDAPSGTALAMGEVVAQALGRDLKSCAVYGREGVTGERDPSTIGFATVRGGDIVGDHTVLFAGIGERIEISHKSSSRVTYAQGSLRAARFLAANGPGLYGMDDVLGLK, from the coding sequence GTGAGCGCCGCCCCGCTGAACATCGCCATCGCCGGTGCCTCCGGCCGCATGGGCCGCATGCTGATCGAGGCCGTGGTCAACGCCCCCGACTGCCGCCTCAGCGGCGCGCTGGACCGGCCCGACAGCCCGGCCCTGGGCCAGGACGCCAGCGCCTGGCTGGGCCAGGCCAGCGGCGTGGCCATCACCGCCGACCTGCGCCAGGGCCTGGCCGGCGCCGATGTGCTGATCGACTTCACCCGCCCCGAAGGCACGCTGGCCCACCTGGCCGTCTGCCGTGAGCTGGGCACCCAGGTCGTGATCGGCACCACCGGCTTCACCCCCGAGCAGAAGGCCGAGGTGGCCGCCTACGCCCGCGAAATCGGCGTCATGATGGCGCCCAATATGAGCGTGGGCGTCAACGTGGTGCTCAAGCTGCTGGACCTGGCCGCACGCTCCCTGTCCACCGGCTACGACATCGAGATCGTCGAAGCCCACCACCGCCACAAGGTGGATGCTCCCAGCGGCACCGCCCTGGCCATGGGCGAGGTGGTGGCCCAGGCCCTGGGCCGCGACCTCAAGAGCTGCGCGGTCTATGGCCGCGAGGGCGTCACCGGCGAGCGCGATCCCTCCACCATCGGCTTCGCCACCGTGCGCGGCGGCGATATCGTGGGTGACCACACGGTGCTCTTCGCCGGCATCGGCGAGCGCATCGAGATCAGCCACAAGTCCAGCAGCCGCGTCACCTATGCCCAGGGCAGCCTGCGCGCCGCCCGCTTCCTGGCCGCCAACGGTCCCGGCCTCTACGGCATGGACGACGTGCTGGGCCTGAAATGA
- a CDS encoding MotA/TolQ/ExbB proton channel family protein has product MQPGLAGYWAQADAVSRGVALLLLLMSLSAWVLIFWKSWTLRRARRDLQRAVPAFWAAPDLDAGRQALLGFDREEILLPLLDAGRASASGPSLEAAGKLESQLTRRLRDALHAVLQRLQSGQVMLASIGATAPFVGLFGTVWGIFHALQRLSVGGQLSIERIAGPVGEALVMTAAGLAVAIPAVLAYNVFGKLVAACEAELEGFAHDLRELLQSAAG; this is encoded by the coding sequence ATGCAGCCGGGCCTCGCGGGCTACTGGGCCCAGGCCGATGCGGTCTCGCGCGGCGTGGCCCTGCTGCTGCTGCTGATGTCGCTCAGCGCCTGGGTGCTGATCTTCTGGAAGAGCTGGACCCTGCGGCGCGCCCGGCGCGATCTGCAGCGGGCCGTGCCCGCCTTCTGGGCCGCGCCAGACCTGGACGCCGGCCGCCAGGCCCTGCTGGGTTTTGACCGCGAGGAGATCCTGCTGCCCCTGCTGGACGCCGGCCGCGCCAGCGCGTCGGGGCCCAGCCTGGAAGCCGCCGGCAAGCTCGAATCCCAGCTCACCCGCCGCCTGCGCGACGCGCTGCACGCCGTGCTGCAGCGCCTGCAGAGCGGCCAGGTCATGCTGGCCTCCATCGGCGCCACCGCGCCCTTTGTGGGCCTGTTCGGCACGGTCTGGGGCATCTTCCACGCCCTGCAGCGCCTCTCGGTGGGCGGCCAGCTCAGCATCGAGCGCATCGCCGGCCCGGTGGGCGAGGCCCTGGTGATGACGGCGGCCGGCCTGGCCGTGGCCATTCCCGCCGTGCTGGCCTACAACGTGTTCGGCAAGCTCGTTGCCGCCTGCGAGGCCGAGCTGGAAGGCTTTGCCCACGATCTGCGCGAGCTGCTGCAGAGCGCGGCTGGCTGA
- a CDS encoding biopolymer transporter ExbD, translating to MAFGRLERREAPKPMGEINMTPLIDVMLVLLVIFMITAPLMSSSLRLDLPRSEAATPSEAPAFISVAMLPDGSLFIDDDRVDPSQFRRRIQALATRHPDLEVQLRADQAVPYGRVAELIGWVQGAGLNRIAFIAEAPAAPR from the coding sequence ATGGCTTTCGGCCGCCTGGAACGCCGCGAAGCGCCCAAGCCCATGGGCGAGATCAATATGACGCCGCTGATCGACGTCATGCTGGTGCTGCTGGTGATCTTCATGATCACCGCCCCCCTGATGAGCAGCTCCCTGCGCCTGGACCTGCCCCGCAGCGAGGCCGCCACGCCCAGCGAGGCGCCGGCCTTCATCAGCGTGGCCATGCTGCCCGATGGCAGCCTCTTCATCGACGACGACCGCGTGGACCCCAGCCAGTTCCGCCGCCGCATCCAGGCCCTGGCCACCCGCCATCCGGACCTGGAAGTGCAGCTGCGGGCCGACCAGGCCGTGCCCTATGGCCGGGTGGCCGAGCTGATCGGCTGGGTGCAGGGCGCCGGGCTGAACCGCATCGCCTTCATCGCCGAAGCGCCCGCCGCCCCGCGCTGA
- the leuS gene encoding leucine--tRNA ligase, producing the protein MNDKYAPNEIEAAARQYWQSRDAYRVSEDQSKPKFYACSMLPYPSGKLHMGHVRNYTINDMLTRQLRMKGYNVLHPMGWDAFGMPAENAAMQNKVHPKGWTYENIATMRKQLKSMGLSLDWSREFATCDVEYYHRQQHLFLDFLEKGLVYRKQSKVNWDPVDHTVLANEQVIDGRGWRSGALVEQREIPGYYLKITDYAEELLSAVADPEDKNYLSGWPERVRLMQENWIGKSQGLRFAFPHEIKGADGALIQDGKLYVFTTRADTIMGVTFCAVAPEHPLAAHAAAGNAELAAFIEECKQGGTTEAELATQEKKGMPTGLVVTHPLTGAQVPVWVGNYVLMSYGDGAVMGVPAHDERDFAFANKYGLEIKQVVAVEGQSFSASTWADWYGDKILGVCVNSGVLDGLSHKQAVDKVAELLGAKGLGEKKTTWRLRDWGVSRQRYWGTPIPIIHCEEHGAVPVPEKDLPVVLPEECIPDGSGNPLAKHAHFLNVPCPVCGKPAKRETDTMDTFVDSSWYFMRYCDAQNQDAMVGAGTEYWMRPGAAMDQYIGGIEHAILHLLYARFWTKVMRDLGLVKIDEPFTKLLTQGMVLKGAFFRKPADAGKNYYWEHEVDVLRNEHGVPVGGKLKADGLPLEYEMTTMSKSKNNGVDPQALIDQYGADTARLFVMFASPPEQTLEWNDAGVEGAHRFLKRVWGFAAKHAEVLKAAGSDFAALSEEGKALRREVHLVLKQVSYDYERMQYNTVVSGAMKLLNALEGFKDVAGQAAAVREGVSVLLRVIYPACPHISHTLWQDLGFAAELGDLLDAPWPQVDEGALVQDQIELMLQVNGKLRGALKVPAQADKAAIEAAALAHEKFAEFSEGKPAKKVIIVPGRLVNIVV; encoded by the coding sequence ATGAACGACAAGTACGCCCCGAACGAGATCGAAGCCGCCGCCCGGCAGTATTGGCAGTCCCGTGACGCCTATCGCGTCAGCGAAGACCAGAGCAAGCCCAAGTTCTACGCCTGCTCCATGCTGCCCTACCCCAGCGGCAAGCTGCACATGGGCCATGTGCGCAACTACACGATCAACGACATGCTCACGCGTCAGCTGCGCATGAAGGGCTACAATGTGCTGCATCCGATGGGCTGGGACGCCTTCGGCATGCCCGCCGAAAACGCCGCCATGCAGAACAAGGTCCACCCCAAGGGCTGGACCTACGAAAACATCGCGACGATGCGCAAGCAGCTGAAGTCGATGGGCCTGTCGCTGGACTGGTCGCGCGAATTCGCCACCTGCGATGTCGAATATTACCATCGCCAGCAGCACCTGTTCCTCGACTTCCTGGAAAAGGGCCTCGTCTACCGCAAGCAGTCCAAGGTGAACTGGGACCCGGTCGATCACACGGTTCTTGCCAACGAGCAGGTCATCGACGGCCGCGGCTGGCGCTCCGGCGCGCTGGTCGAGCAGCGTGAGATCCCGGGCTACTACCTGAAGATCACCGACTACGCCGAAGAGCTGCTCTCGGCCGTGGCCGACCCCGAGGACAAGAACTACCTCTCCGGCTGGCCTGAGCGCGTGCGCCTGATGCAGGAGAACTGGATCGGCAAGAGCCAGGGCCTGCGCTTCGCCTTCCCTCATGAGATCAAGGGTGCTGACGGTGCGCTGATCCAGGACGGCAAGCTCTATGTGTTCACCACCCGTGCCGACACCATCATGGGCGTGACCTTCTGCGCCGTGGCGCCGGAGCACCCGCTGGCCGCGCATGCCGCCGCCGGCAATGCCGAGCTGGCCGCCTTCATCGAGGAATGCAAGCAGGGCGGCACCACCGAGGCCGAGCTGGCCACGCAGGAAAAGAAGGGCATGCCCACCGGCCTCGTGGTCACGCACCCGCTGACCGGCGCCCAGGTGCCGGTCTGGGTGGGCAACTATGTGCTGATGAGCTATGGCGACGGCGCCGTGATGGGTGTGCCGGCGCATGACGAGCGCGACTTCGCCTTCGCCAACAAGTACGGCCTCGAGATCAAGCAGGTCGTGGCCGTCGAGGGCCAGAGCTTCTCGGCCAGCACCTGGGCCGACTGGTACGGCGACAAGATTCTGGGCGTCTGCGTCAACTCCGGTGTGCTCGATGGCTTGAGCCACAAGCAGGCCGTGGACAAGGTGGCCGAACTGCTGGGCGCCAAGGGCCTGGGCGAGAAGAAGACCACCTGGCGCCTGCGCGACTGGGGCGTGAGCCGCCAGCGCTACTGGGGCACGCCCATCCCCATCATCCATTGCGAGGAGCATGGCGCCGTGCCGGTGCCCGAGAAGGACCTGCCGGTCGTACTGCCCGAGGAATGCATCCCGGACGGCAGCGGCAACCCGCTGGCCAAGCATGCCCACTTCCTGAACGTGCCCTGCCCGGTCTGCGGCAAGCCCGCCAAGCGCGAGACCGACACCATGGACACCTTCGTGGATTCGTCCTGGTACTTCATGCGCTACTGCGATGCGCAGAACCAGGACGCCATGGTCGGCGCCGGCACCGAGTACTGGATGCGCCCCGGCGCTGCCATGGACCAGTACATCGGCGGCATCGAGCACGCCATCCTGCACCTGCTCTACGCCCGCTTCTGGACCAAGGTCATGCGCGATCTGGGCCTGGTGAAGATCGACGAACCCTTCACCAAGCTGCTGACCCAGGGCATGGTGCTCAAGGGCGCCTTCTTCCGCAAGCCGGCCGACGCCGGCAAGAACTACTACTGGGAGCATGAGGTCGACGTGCTGCGCAACGAGCATGGCGTGCCGGTGGGCGGCAAGCTCAAGGCCGATGGCCTGCCGCTCGAGTACGAGATGACCACCATGTCCAAGTCGAAGAACAACGGCGTGGACCCGCAGGCCCTGATCGACCAGTACGGTGCCGACACCGCGCGTCTGTTCGTGATGTTCGCCAGCCCGCCCGAGCAGACCCTGGAGTGGAACGATGCCGGCGTCGAAGGCGCGCACCGCTTCCTCAAGCGCGTCTGGGGCTTTGCTGCCAAGCACGCCGAGGTGCTGAAGGCCGCGGGCAGCGACTTCGCCGCGCTCAGCGAGGAGGGCAAGGCCCTGCGCCGCGAGGTGCATCTGGTGCTCAAGCAGGTCAGCTACGACTACGAGCGCATGCAGTACAACACCGTGGTCTCCGGGGCCATGAAGCTGCTGAACGCGCTGGAAGGCTTCAAGGACGTGGCGGGCCAGGCTGCCGCCGTGCGCGAGGGCGTGTCGGTGCTGCTGCGCGTGATCTACCCGGCCTGCCCGCACATCAGCCACACCCTGTGGCAGGACCTGGGCTTTGCCGCCGAGCTGGGCGATCTGCTGGACGCGCCCTGGCCGCAGGTGGACGAAGGCGCCCTGGTGCAGGACCAGATCGAGCTGATGCTGCAGGTCAATGGCAAGCTGCGTGGCGCGCTCAAGGTGCCGGCCCAGGCCGACAAGGCCGCCATCGAGGCCGCCGCCCTGGCGCACGAGAAGTTCGCCGAGTTCAGCGAGGGCAAGCCGGCCAAGAAGGTCATCATCGTCCCCGGCCGCCTGGTCAATATCGTCGTGTGA